The segment CACCGATTTCCCCGAACCTGATTCGCCCACGATTCCAAGTGTTCGACCCGGATCGACATGCAGCGAAATTTCATCCACCGCCTTGACGGTTCCTGCATCTGTATGGAAGTAAGTTTTCAATCCTTTGATTTCGAGCAGTGCGGTCATGAGGTTCCACTCATTCTATTCAGCGACATCAATGTAAAGTGTCGCGATCGTACAGAGGAGATGCGTGTTAAATATGTGTAAACTGCGGATCTATAGGATCTTAAGCAAGCTCTTTGCTGTCAAGCCGAACCGATCACGAGAAATCGTCAACTTTGTTTTCCAAATCGACCATTTCGCCCCGACAGTAGGTTGCCTGACCCCGGATTGTGTAATGTAATGGACGAACTCACATGACTCCAATAACTCTCTTACTCTTCGTACGACCTAGAACCCTGTTCTGCTAACACAATTTACTCAGGACAGTCTCCATCGAAAGGGACACATTTCGTATGCTTTCACTGTCATTCTCACCCTCGTCATTCTCCATGAAATTATTCGGCGTTCTCATTTTAACTGGAGGCCTCCTCAGTGGTCTCTGTCCCAGCACCGCCACCGCTGCTGAAGAGAATACCAAACCGGTTAAACTGATCTTCGACACCGATATGGGGAATGATATCGATGACGCCCTCGCTCTGGGTGTCATTCATTCTTTGCAGTCTCGTGGCGAATGCGAGCTACTCGCAGTCACCGTCAGCAAAGACACCCCCGAAGCAGCTCGTTTCTGCGATGCAATCAACACCTTTTACCTGCGTGGAAATATACCTATTGGTATTGTCCGGGACGGAAAAACTCCCAAGCCAGGGAAATTCCTTCCCTTGGTAGATGTAGAGGACAACGGACGACCCAGATATCCTCACGACATCACGGGCACATCATCAGATACACCAGAAGCATATAAGCTGCTGCGAAGAGTCCTTGCCGAGCAACCCGACCATTCCGTTGCAATGGTGGTTGTCGGATTTTCCACCAACATCGCCCGTCTCCTTGAATCAGA is part of the Polystyrenella longa genome and harbors:
- a CDS encoding nucleoside hydrolase; amino-acid sequence: MLSLSFSPSSFSMKLFGVLILTGGLLSGLCPSTATAAEENTKPVKLIFDTDMGNDIDDALALGVIHSLQSRGECELLAVTVSKDTPEAARFCDAINTFYLRGNIPIGIVRDGKTPKPGKFLPLVDVEDNGRPRYPHDITGTSSDTPEAYKLLRRVLAEQPDHSVAMVVVGFSTNIARLLESEPDEFSPLNGVELVAQKTTLLSMMAGHFGKEDRPKNFKEYNVIKDLEAARVVFEKWPTELVASGWEIGHAIKFPATSIMNDFNYVEHHPLKEGYEAYSKMPYDRPNWDLTSVLYAVRPDRGYFDVTEGGEIHIGPDDYAVYSAEGHGRHRHINVDATQIIRVEEALMYLASEPPFPATP